A window from Salvia miltiorrhiza cultivar Shanhuang (shh) chromosome 2, IMPLAD_Smil_shh, whole genome shotgun sequence encodes these proteins:
- the LOC131007941 gene encoding receptor kinase-like protein Xa21 has product MKIANLKCLTQPPSTSVLSFITPLTKCKFLTYLSVSDNPLYGVLPAAVGNLSSLLQGFFASGCKLSGSIPVEIGNLSSLVELRLDDNGLSGNIPLTTKHLHELQGLDLSNNMLGGSIPHAICDLFSLNTLVISQNQFFGPIPKCLGNVSSLRNIFLDSNMLNSSIPSSFWSLKDLIRLDLSSNSLIGFLPQEISNLGAAIYINLSTNQLSGSIPSTIEKLQNLVNLSLANNRLEGSIPMTVKSMINLVILDLSYNNLSGSIPKSLETLQHINYFNVSFNNLSGEIPNGGSFRNFTIDSFKGNEALCGIPKFHVRICPAVSNHESKRQKVKRALFIVLGAVAFISVVFVAFIIARYKRKDKTTREVDEMISIVPERISYYELLQATEQFSESNLLGTGSSCLVYRGVLNNGKDIAVKVFNMQLEGISRRFDVECEILRSIRHRNLTSVISSCSNEEFKALVLEYMPKGNLEKWLYSHNYYLNLMQRLNIMIDVASALEYLHHGYSTPIVHNDLKPSNVLLDEDMVAHVSDFGIAKLLCDGDSFVLTNTLATLGYIAPEYGLEGLVSTRCDVYTYGVMLIETYEKKA; this is encoded by the exons TCTTACCCAGCCACCGTCCACTTCAGTATTGAGCTTCATTACTCCATTGACAAAATGCAAGTTTCTTACTTATTTGTCAGTTTCTGATAATCCTTTATATGGCGTCCTTCCAGCTGCTGTCGGGAATTTATCTTCCCTGCTTCAAGGATTCTTCGCCTCCGGCTGCAAACTCAGTGGCAGCATTCCTGTTGAAATAGGCAATCTAAGCAGCTTGGTGGAATTGAGGTTAGACGACAATGGGTTATCCGGTAATATTCCACTTACTACCAAACATCTGCATGAGCTTCAAGGATTAGATCTGTCTAATAACATGTTGGGAGGCTCCATTCCACATGCTATATGTGATTTATTCAGCCTCAATACTTTAGTTATAAGCCAAAATCAATTTTTCGGCCCAATTCCTAAATGTCTGGGAAATGTCTCTTCTTTGAGAAATATTTTTCTAGACTCTAACATGCTGAATTCAAGCATACCTTCAAGCTTCTGGAGCCTTAAAGATTTGATACGTCTTGATTTGTCATCTAATTCATTGATTGGGTTTTTACCTCAAGAAATAAGTAACTTAGGAGCAGCAATCTATATAAACCTTTCGACGAATCAATTGTCAGGGTCTATTCCAAGTACTATTGAGAAGTTGCAGAATTTGGTAAATTTGTCTTTGGCAAATAATAGGTTAGAAGGTTCTATTCCTATGACTGTGAAAAGTATGATCAATCTAGTTATTCTTGACTTATCCTACAACAACCTGTCCGGTTCAATTCCAAAGTCTTTAGAAACACTTCAACACATCAACTACTTTAATGTTTCTTTCAACAatttaagtggagaaattcctaatGGTGGctcttttagaaacttcactaTAGATTCTTTTAAGGGTAATGAGGCATTGTGTGGAATTCCCAAGTTCCATGTACGGATTTGCCCTGCAGTTTCTAATCATGAATCAAAGAGGCAGAAAGTGAAAAGAGCTTTGTTTATTGTTTTGGGGGCTGTGGCTTTTATCTCAGTTGTTTTTGTGGCCTTTATAATTGCCAGATATAAAAGGAAAGATAAGACAACTAGAGAAGTTGATGAGATGATATCTATTGTGCCGGAAAGAATATCTTATTATGAACTGTTACAAGCAACAGAACAATTCAGTGAAAGTAATTTACTTGGCACTGGGAGTTCTTGCTTAGTTTATAGAGGAGTTCTTAACAATGGGAAGGATATTGCCGTTAAGGTGTTTAATATGCAGTTAGAAGGTATTTCAAGAAGATTTGATGTTGAATGTGAGATACTACGTAGCATCCGACACAGGAATCTGACCAGTGTCATAAGCAGTTGCTCCAATGAAGAGTTCAAGGCATTAGTACTTGAATATATGCCAAAGGGAAACCTTGAAAAATGGTTATATTCTCACAACTATTACTTGAATCTGATGCaaagattgaatataatgattGATGTTGCATCTGCTTTGGAGTATCTTCACCATGGTTATTCAACGCCTATTGTCCACAACGACTTGAAGCCTAGTAATGTGTTGTTAGATGAAGACATGGTTGCCCATGTAAGCGATTTTGGTATAGCAAAGTTGTTGTGCGATGGAGATAGCTTTGTGTTAACCAACACGCTAGCAACATTGGGTTACATTGCTCCAG AGTATGGTTTGGAAGGGCTAGTTTCGACAAGATGTGATGTGTATACTTACGgggtgatgttgattgaaactTACGAGAAAAAGGCCTAG